The Chanodichthys erythropterus isolate Z2021 chromosome 12, ASM2448905v1, whole genome shotgun sequence genome contains a region encoding:
- the LOC137033130 gene encoding transcription factor Adf-1-like produces the protein MAIWNEASEDELINMIQERPGLYDITEKCYVNRVLKAELWREIENKLVISEKELKKRWDSLRTQYMRYKKQGPSGSSGAQKTGRQQWILNRLQFLEPHTKRKESTSNLMIMEPAADSDSCSPSDGTNSDTWTGTHEDPSFSDADLRSSTPLAESTICGTESTAMRKDHLQSSNIKPKPPGKRRKMQDESSSEESTNLMRTIGKTLEKLASQENTNDAISAYCKNLEHRMRNLPPHLLPHFQHEVDNCIFKYSVGHNHALDASSNQYTHL, from the exons ATGGCTATCTGGAACGAGGCAAGTGAAGACGAATTGATCAACATGATCCAGGAAAGGCCGGGTTTGTATGACATTACGGAAAAATGTTATGTCAACCGTGTGCTGAAAGCTGAACTGTGGCGTGAGATCGAAAATAAACTCGTCATATCAG AAAAAGAGCTCAAGAAGCGGTGGGATTCATTGCGAACCCAATACATGCGTTATAAGAAACAAGGACCCTCAGGAAGTTCTGGAGCTCAGAAGactggcaggcagcaatggatcCTGAACCGCCTGCAGTTTCTAGAGCCTCACACAAAAAGGAAGGAGAGCACTTCAAATCTAATGATcatg GAACCTGCGGCTGATAGTGATTCCTGTTCACCCTCAGATGGTACCAACAGTGACACCTGGACTGGCACCCATGAAGACCCCAGCTTCAGTGATGCTGACCTACGGTCAAGTACACCCTTGGCTGAATCCACCATCTGTGGAACTGAGTCCACAGCCATGAGAAAGGACCATTTGCAAAGCTCCAACATAAAACCAAAGCCTCCAGGGAAGCGCAGGAAGATGCAAGACGAATCCTCCAGCGAGGAATCCACAAACTTGATGCGCACCATCGGCAAAACTCTGGAAAAGTTGGCATCACAGGAAAACACCAATGATGCCATCTCagcttactgcaaaaatcttgaaCACAGAATGCGGAATTTGCCACCACATCTACTGCCACATTTCCAGCATGAGGTTGAtaattgcattttcaaatattcagtGGGCCACAACCATGCACTGGATGCATCTTCCAATCAGTATAcacacttgtaa
- the dand5 gene encoding DAN domain family member 5: MNFQISLFILLSVATLAGAFPRSAFHRDFHRHIAKDFESSGNGPDEPVRGSVRVVKLSPHFLRRAAGSHVPSKNSPSRGAFPAFLALGRPGPSALAHNNPAALLPQVSASSSSSSADARRKQGLEMWQKVMHKSERSKEAVALRINPKDMSKQSCAAVPFTQRITEDGCETVTVHNHLCYGQCSSMFVPSSGETRAQGAHCTRCGPSKSRSVLVPLRCGTEVRERRVMVVEECKCETSSEEVKVQNTERVHL, encoded by the exons ATGAACTTTCAAATCAGCCTTTTCATTCTGTTGTCAGTGGCCACTTTGGCTGGCGCGTTCCCTCGCAGCGCCTTTCACCGGGACTTCCACCGACACATCGCGAAAGATTTTGAATCCTCCGGGAATGGACCAGACGAACCTGTTCGGGGATCTGTCAGAGTTGTCAAACTAAGCCCTCATTTTCTGCGACGGGCCGCCGGTAGTCATGTGCCGTCCAAAAACTCACCAAGTCGAGGCGCGTTTCCCGCTTTCTTGGCCCTCGGACGTCCTGGTCCGTCAGCTCTGGCCCATAACAACCCCGCGGCCCTGCTCCCTCAGGTGAGCgcgagcagcagcagcagcagcgcggACGCGAGGAGGAAACAGGGTCTCGAGATGTGGCAGAAAGTGATGCACAAGAGCGAGCGAAGCAAAGAGGCCGTGGCGCTACGCATCAACCCCAAAGACATGAGCAAACAGAGCTGTGCCGCGGTACCCTTCACACAG CGCATAACGGAGGACGGCTGTGAGACGGTGACCGTTCACAATCATCTCTGCTACGGTCAGTGCAGCTCCATGTTCGTCCCCTCCAGTGGAGAGACTCGCGCGCAAGGAGCACACTGCACGCGCTGCGGACCCTCCAAATCGCGCTCTGTGCTCGTGCCGCTGCGCTGCGGGACAGAGGTGCGCGAGAGGCGCGTCATGGTCGTTGAGGAGTGCAAATGCGAAACTAGCAGTGAAGAGGTCAAAGTTCAGAACACAGAAAGGGTTCATTTATAA